TTAAATCAGCATCTAGAAAAACTACCAAAAAAAATAGATTAATATCCAAAAATCAGCAGTTGCTGAGGTTTGACTCTGAAACTACCGATGAAATTTCAAAAGAGGTTGAAGATAAACTTTATGAAAATCTATTGCTTTCTATAGAAAAATCTTTACCGGATATCTTAATTTTTCAAGACTATGATAAAGGGGTATTAACAAAAAGTTTTATTGAAAAAACGATAAGTATATGCCGCCAAAAAAAAATTAAGACAGCCGTCGACCCAAAGCGTAAAAACTTTTTTAACTATTCCGGAGTGGACTTGTTCAAGCCGAATTTAAAAGAATTATGTGATGCTTTTAATCTTTTAAAAATCAATGATGAATCAGAATTGTTATCACAAGTAGAAAAACTGAGAATCGAGTTAAACGTAACTAATTGTATGGTAACTCTTTCAGAAAAAGGTATCTGCTATGTTTCACCATCAAATAGTTTCGTTACAAAACCAAATAAACTTAGAACAATAACTGATGTATCCGGCGCGGGAGATACAGTCCTTAGTGTAGCATCTCTTGCATTAGCCGGCAATTTAGAAGCTGAAAGTTTAGTTTTTCTGGCAAACTTAAGTGGTGGCATTGTCTGTGAGTACCCGGGCGTTTATCCTATTTCAAAAGAATTGCTTTTGAAAGATTTAAATTATGAAGATTCATTAAATGAGTAATTATGCCCTTTAAGAACTTCTGGAATAATGCAAAAGAGTACAGCCGGCTTATGATTTACGATAGCCGGAGTTACCTGCTTAAGGTCTCAGGAGTTGTAGCTTTAATTGCTTCTTTCTTTTCAATTGGTTTAATAATATACTATCATGGATTTCCTCATGATCGCGAAACACTTGATTTTATTATCAAGCTTATTTATGCGAATTTTATTTTTTTTATACTCAATTTTTTCATTCGATTTCTCACTAATTACGAGAAAAAATCCTTTATAAAAGACCACTGGTTTGAAGGGATTCTAATACTTCTTTTGATTGTAGATGTCTCCCTGGGCTTATCTTCGGGCAAATACGGGCTTTTTGAAATAGTGTTTATAAATCTTTCCATTTCAGATTATGCCCGATACCTGTCTTTGTTTACTCAATCATTTATCTTAATACTTTCTACTCTTGAAATCTTAAAGCTCATTCGCTACCTGTTGAGTTTTAAAATAAAGCCAAATATTGCATTCATAATCTCCTTTATGATATTGATTTCAATGGGAACTTTTCTACTGCTCCTCCCTGAAATGACAGCACCCGAGATGACTATCAGCTTTACGGATGCGCTGTTTACAGCTGTGAGTGCTGCTACTGTTACCGGACTGGTAGTAGTTGACACAGGCACCTATTTTACTTTAAAAGGGCAGCTTATTATAATGCTGCTGATACAGTTCGGAGCTATTGGAATTATCTCCTTTGCCAGCTTTTTTGTGTATTTCATGAAAAAAGGAATTGGTATCAAACAACAAACGGCTTTAAAGGAATTTTTAAATGAAGAAAACCTTTTTAACACCAGGCAATTATTAAAGAAAATCATTAAATACACCTTAATAATTGAAGGCTTAGGCTTTGTATGTATGTATTTTTTATGGGGCAACAGTGTTGAATTCTCCAGCCAGTCTGAGCGTATATTTTTTACTCTTTTTCATACGATTTCAGCATTCTGTAATGCCGGCTTTTCATTGTATGAGGATGGATTGATGACCGGTAATCTGGCTTATGCCTATGTCCTTCACATACTTTTTGCGATTTTAATTTTCTTTGGATCTCTCGGATTCCCTGCAATCAGAGATTTATTTGGTGTAGATATGCTGAGAGAAAGGTTGAAAAAACCCTGGAAAAGATGGAAAACCAGTACTATAGTTGCCGTTTACACCTCAGTAGGTTTAATTGTAATCAGCAGTTCTTTATTTCTGTTCTTTGAGTGGAATAATAGTCTGGCTGATAAAAATACATTTGAAAGTATTATCTCCTCTATTTTTCAGCTAACATCGGGAAGGACAGCAGGATTCAGTACTTTAGA
This window of the Chitinophagaceae bacterium genome carries:
- a CDS encoding ATPase, with the protein product MPFKNFWNNAKEYSRLMIYDSRSYLLKVSGVVALIASFFSIGLIIYYHGFPHDRETLDFIIKLIYANFIFFILNFFIRFLTNYEKKSFIKDHWFEGILILLLIVDVSLGLSSGKYGLFEIVFINLSISDYARYLSLFTQSFILILSTLEILKLIRYLLSFKIKPNIAFIISFMILISMGTFLLLLPEMTAPEMTISFTDALFTAVSAATVTGLVVVDTGTYFTLKGQLIIMLLIQFGAIGIISFASFFVYFMKKGIGIKQQTALKEFLNEENLFNTRQLLKKIIKYTLIIEGLGFVCMYFLWGNSVEFSSQSERIFFTLFHTISAFCNAGFSLYEDGLMTGNLAYAYVLHILFAILIFFGSLGFPAIRDLFGVDMLRERLKKPWKRWKTSTIVAVYTSVGLIVISSSLFLFFEWNNSLADKNTFESIISSIFQLTSGRTAGFSTLETGNLTTPVLILIIFNMFIGGSSGSMAGGIKTSTFFIISLGVYSFLRGRKKLEFQKRSFSYDLLNRAFALFFFSFGIIFTGIFLLSYTETDTDFLAILFETVSATSIVGMSMGITETLSTYGKYIIIGCMFIGRIGPLTLAFSLLSSKAEPNHKYPNTHMMIG